The Rhizoctonia solani chromosome 1, complete sequence sequence CATTTTTCAGACGACAGATATCGCAGTATGTTGCgctcctcctccccttcctcgtcgtcgtcgtaaGGTATAATCATTTTGATGACAACCCGAAGGTCGTCCTTTATACGCACGGCATCTAGTACTCGAGTCGGCTATTTATAGCTTGAACATCGATCACTATGTCAGCTAGGAATAAATCACTACATACCAGTGAGTCAATACTATCCTCACAATCATATGGGTTGGCGCCACTAAGCTTCCAAGATGGAACCCATCCAGGCCGATATCGAGGACGTAATTGATAGCCTTTGGAGACAAGATAAGGCTGGAAATGAACCCAGTTTTTCTCCGCCTCAGAGAGTTCCTCAGGTGTGAGGGAGGATACGTCTGGAAAGCGGAGGGCTTGGTACGAGAGATTGGACATCTAGTGGCTGTCTTTCGTTTACTTATGGGATGTAAAGAAATCTATGCGAGTGTCAAGTATGCTAATGCGAGTTTGTCGCAGAATTGATGCAGGGTCGTAGGACAGGGAGAGGGTTTTGGACCTCGTTGGGGGTTGTGCTTTGGCCAGAGTCAATGAGCTCGATCACGAAGACTCTGTGAGAAGCATTGCGGCGGATAACTCATCATGTGCTTCCTAATAATGCCTTGTGACATGGGCCCGGTATGAATAAGGTATACCCCAAAAGGGTAGTGTTGCTCCATGTGAGCACGTGAATGTTGTGACTCGGAACATTCCTACATGGTGCGACTCAATGATAATTATGAAATACTCTGACTATGACTCAGATCAAACTTAGAGCATCAATGCTGTCTTGAAAACACGCAAGCCATGAATGGGTGTCTGTAGCTCAATTGGAGGTTACGGGAACACCCATTACCTCCTTAGTACGGTTAATCCTCTACAATCCCAAGGGTATGGAAGCGCATGCTGATGTTAGAACCCGAATGCATAAATCCGGCTGGAAGTTTGAGTCCAAGTACAGTCTTACACTCCTCCACCAAAAGCTCTCTTTTCCCACAACTTTACAGATTTGCCTATAGTACATATGCCCTCTAAGCCTAGTCACGCCAGTAGAGGGACTGACAAGCCTACACAAATATTCGAGCCCACTCATCGCTACATGCCATACGAGAAAATTGGCAGGGAGAGTGCTACCGATATTCTTCAACAAGTTGATAAAATACTTCAAAGCGCTAACACAGTCCTCGAAAACCACAAAGATTATCTCCCTTCAGCCGAATTTGCAGCACTTAAGAAGGCTTATTGCCGGCAAGAGTCATCTCTTCCTTAGTGATATGTAGTTGAAGTTCATTGTTTTAATCAGATATCACTGGCAGATGACCAACGAGTCTCAAGAAGATCGTGCGTATTACGACAAACGCATTAGGGAGAGTCGAATACTTTCCCAGCTCTATGCTAATAGGCAAACACATCAGGATCGAGCACAAGTACTCTTGTACAAGGTCGAGGCTTTTCAGACGAAAGTCCTAGTGAGTATTTACGCAACAATATCTCCCCACTTGAATTCGGTTTGACTATAATCGCTTCGAGTCCGCCAGCCGAAATTCCCACTCGAAAAATGCGCTTATGCTCTTCGAGGACGAATTGACTGAATCTCCTGAGCCACCAAGCGTACGTGTTGTACGTGATTATTGGGCCACCCAGCTCACGATTGACCAGACTTCAACTGTTAACTCGTTTACTTCTTGGTTTTCATTTGGTGGGACCTGTGTCACAAGTTCCGAAGGTGGGTTGGATCTGGGTCAGCAATTCATCGTACAACGGCGGTTCATTGTATCCTGAAAGCAGAAACATCGGGAGCCCGTTCAAAAATTTCACTTGCTGCTAAACAGGAAGGTGAGTTATTATGTATGGGCTGTCCAGCTAAGTAAAGTTTGACTATAAAACTGAAAGACGAATTCATCGTCTCCGTCACTCACTTCCCCAAACCACCCAATGAGTCCGTAGACAGCTCTGAAACAGAGCCTGGTGGTGGAGATCTAATGGGAGCGGGGAATCAGATCTATAGGAGGATGATAGCATTCGAGAATCAAGACAGGCGGATCGAAATAATTGGTGATTTTCCGCAAATCGTTGCATTTTGAATAAGCCTTATTTAGGAATAATATTCATTCTAGATCCAAAGCCATACGCCCTGGAGAGTAACCAAACTTACATAGGTAGGGATTCGTGAGTCTCTGCCACATGGCTAAATTAAGTCCATGGCCCCCGGTAGCCGAGAGCGCACTACAAGCCATGTCGGAGCTTGGACAAGGTTTATTGAGCCAATCTGACTCGGGGATGTAAGCCTACCGCTCATTTCAATTGTTTCACCAGCGTCTCCTAATCATTAATGCACAGTCCTTCGGGTTCTCAAATCACCGCTGATGCCCTTTCGCAAACTCAATCAATTGAAACAACAATTCAGAAGTTCAAGAAGCTATCGGTGGCTGAAGAACCCCACAGCACCCAATAACCACATGTCAAATTTCTTAAAGTCACCCGGCTGATTGAATGGTCCGATGCAAATCGTCGCTTACACGGTAGCTAAGATATTGATTTCATGCGGTCACTGTTTGCTTTGTCTTCAGTTACAGCGCCACCTGATTCCAAGCAACTGTTGAATGAACCAACTTATATATAAATTGTTATTTCTTCAGTTACCTTGGTTTGAGGGGGTGATTTATGTTTGGCGTTGATCTATGCACTGACAGCTCGGCGCTAAACCATTACTATGTTGGTATCAGGGCCCCTGCGGATTCGGATTGAATTGGTTTAAGTGGGGATCCATTGGATCCTATGAAAGAAACTGGCCCGAATCAGATTTGACTCGCCGAACTTGCGGTTACTGAACCGAGTTGCAAGCATCACATGCGTTGTAATAAATGCCGTATATGGAATACATTAGTGTATGCAACTACGGACAATACATGCGATGCAACACCTAAGATCCAAGATAATACCCCTACCCGTTCTCTAGCATTATACCAGCCCTATAACTCATAAAGGTATGAGCAGTTCCTGTAGAAATACGCAAGGTGGGCGTTAGCTGATTTACGCAGGCGTGCCTTGCAGGATGCGCCCTTGGGCCTCCCTAACCCCTCCGGCTAGCATCCCTCTCTCTTCGTCAAAAGTTGCAACTTTAAcatatattgtagatatgtACATACACAATCTATTGAATAGACTTGTTAGCCTCCCAAAATTCAAGCCTGTTTGGGCGTGATGTGACTATCAGCTCTTATTGGGCTCAGGGAAGGACCCAGTAAGAGTGGCATtggcacagccacaagttGGCAAGGGCGGTTGGCAGGTGTGAGGGGGAGTCTGGGGTCTAGGCACTTCAGGAAGTTGTGTTGGTGGATCATCTTTGAACATAAACAAGGATGCCtctcaaaaaggaagcatATTGGGAAGATAAACCTGCAGAAGGCTTGAGATGATAAGGCAGCTTATTTTCATTTTTGGCCCTCCTTCTCAGGAAAAAATGTTGGTGCAATTAAAGTCAGGGTTAGTAAATGGTGCAATGAACTGCAACTGCATGTCATTGCACCACTGAACTAGTGTAACAACATGCAATTGTAGTTCAATGCACCATTTACTAACCATGGCTTTAATCTCAGCAATTGCACTAAATTGCACCTGTTGAAAGGTTGTCAAACTTAATGTATATAACAGTAAAATGGATAAGATATGTCATAggcacactcaataccagggaatttattcccattttctcaaatctAAACAGAGTCAAACAGataacatttttgatcatgtgactttggtgcttataccACACCCTAAGCAccttgccatgtcccccTCCTTGCTTACTCAgctacatagccacctccacctccaatAACATCATTATAATACAtaggtgacacatatgcatgagtaaggctgcagcaAGAGCAGGGTTCATGTTTCATATAGTACTTCCTTTCCCAcacaatgtatttgtaattagttagtctgtagaatatataaggaggccaatcaaccatggtagcacccaggttgattacctcttgttgcatcaccccattgtacaaggaccttggGTCtggtaaatacttagttacttacatagtcactgccttaagtggctttgttgttgtacttagatagctcaaCACTGCATTAAGCAGTTCTGCCTTTGTAGTATAGttgcttgttgttgtagtatAGGTCCCTGTTGCCCTAAGCAACTTACTCATTGTACTCCATGGACACATGTGCCAACCCCCATGCCATCCCAGACCAGGTCTAGGTCAAGATATATATCTGTATTAAGAGAGAGAGGAAGATGGTGGCAATGGACTTGCCCTAGGTGCTCTCTATATACAtaagtgtcataaacagaggaaaacagaactagctggaattgaaccagcttgaccactaagcaaCAGAGCCCTATTactcctctgctgacaacccatgattacacctgctgttaagagttgtgtaagtacaggagtaagaaagaattattgtatacaaaatgtatatgggaataactaagaactagtattaagaatcagaatatatgttatggatatgacatttcttccataatctgtacttattttattaattacacaagtaatattacagtaaataaaatgagataaagatgcaaactagggtTTTTAAGGTCCCTCTTCCCAATTGCAACCTATACAAAACCTCTAAGcatcaggaataccctcaatatgcaatatcttttgcatatatgctgttttctcactcatttaaatacatataaattcagctgagtagataaacagtaacaagtagtATTTATCCTGTTTGTAATATTTATTGTTCAAGATTCCATCTTGTGGATACACACAGAAAtgttcagggtcccccctgttgcataggcaagtgctctggtgCTTAATCAgtgcttaagcgccaacacacttgcctatgcaacagggggacCCTGAACATTTCTGTGTGTATCCACAAGATGGAATCTTGAACAATAAATATTACAAACAGGATAAATactacttgttactgtttatctactcagctgaatttatatgtatttaaatgagtgagaaaacagcatatatgcaaaagatattgcatattgagggtattcctgatgCTTAGAGGTTTTGTATAGGTTGCAATTGGGAAGAGGGACCTTAAAAaccctagtttgcatctttatctcattttatttactgtaatattacttgtgtaattaataaaataagtacagattatggaagaaatgtcatatccataacaggtTCCTATAGGAATCTGTTACAAACTCcttaattataccattggatttgcctgatttttctattatttttagtattttttacggacttgttatcttatgttttccaatcacgtgatctcaacgcttattatgccaagatgctgcgccaagatgccatgccaagggcacttaggagaaatccacgcttctgcgcagcctgcagcacgcttctcatttgtcttatgtacttcttttcccatACGCAcggaccatgtagatagcacattcttgtctatatacaacagggaaattgcttggaaaccccaagtcaattttaccttgtctcatatccattgaggagggatcTCAGCCAgttaagtagccggcccccagttgattcagaagttaacccccttACTTGTTCTCATCACttctcccaggcctcaggcccctttgcagtagatagttagtagTATAAGCGCCATACACgttagtagtatagccttagatagattagataagcagtgccttgtagtagtacggcctaatgcgcccaacccactagcgtgtacccacattaccatggtgtacaacagaatcattcaaaggcactgagcagaactatgacacccacaacaaggagctattggcaattattaggtcctttgagtactggtgcatcttcttggaaggaacttCACAGCCCATCACTGTCTTCACcaactgtcctagatgtctgtaaggatgtcaaggcagcaggcgcttacagctgtatgtaactaagtggagaaaccacttaaggtggtgtgggtgctacctacaacaacaaccaactatactacagcaGCCAAGCCTgcaagggcaatggcaagctagctaagtacaaccaagaagccgcttaaggcagtgtggactAATAggactaagtagttactggacctaaggtccttgtacaatgtagagatgcaacaagaggtaatcaacctgggtgttaccatggttggtttggcctccttatatattacagacaagagctaattacaaatacatgatgtgcaatactgtatcaaataagtgtcagagccaataactaccaagaggtaaagcccaacaagctattgcctaatataggacttatcagcaagtgggatctaacaatgctctaaggcaattgccagatgaggggttggacaagaccaattgagtaagagtgcactatgctataaagatagctgggcaaaggacctttgacagtgactggtatgctctcaggcaatactcttaattgtatgtcttagggtagtaggtgttggaagggataagaggttgagttctgaggcttaaggctctcagaaccctccttatatattcaacaagcaaggggaatagtatatacagtgacaaacacaataacaaagataaggtcacatgaccagagataagaaaacaagatcacatgactaaaggtcatgtgatgagattacatagtaagcgctcagcgcctaaatagcataaagatgcatatatccataaatcttcatgaaaatagcgcatatattcactatttctttgacttagtggattctaaggtggtcacgcctctagggcatgacaataAGAAcactgctctgcagttggccttactcatgcatatgtgtcactgacatgtcatagtgatgtcatcaagtggaggtggctatgtgtgctgaggtaagcacAGAatgggacatggcttggtgcttagcgtAGGTtataagtgccaatgtcatgtgatcaaaaatgtagtctgtttgtctttgtttaaattcaagaaaataggaTTAAACTCCCTGGTATgcatgtgtctacaacactgccccccctctaagggccttggcagcgccaagggccttctttctcatctCTTCTTTGTACTTCTGCAAAATTTTCCCTGCATTCTTCAGGTTTTCCcagggttcccatgtgttttcctcTGGTtcatagcctttccatttgactctgaaAAACCATTTTCTGTCTCTTTCCTCCATGTCTGTTATTCCCtcaactttgtattcctcctccccatccacagtgactggtggaGGGCAGTTCTTGAAGGCGCGCTTCTTGTCCCTCTTAACTCTTGACAATaatcctacatagaagacattgtggattctcattgaAGGTGAGAGTTCTAGTTGGTAGGCTTgattggagattttcttggatattttgaaggggcctaggtgttgtttggttagctttggactcagggtctttagcttcaTGTTTCTGGCATctagccaggcctcttcTCCTACTTCAAACTCTACCAGTTCTCCTGGCTCTCCAGCTGTCATGCATGTTTTGGATTGCTGGAGTGCTGCTTCTATT is a genomic window containing:
- a CDS encoding TPR-2 domain protein, whose translation is MPYEKIGRESATDILQQVDKILQSANTVLENHKDYLPSAEFAALKKAYCRQEYHWQMTNESQEDRAYYDKRIRESRILSQLYANRQTHQDRAQVLLYKVEAFQTKVLSASRNSHSKNALMLFEDELTESPEPPSTSTVNSFTSWFSFGGTCVTSSEAETSGARSKISLAAKQEDEFIVSVTHFPKPPNESVDSSETEPGGGDLMGAGNQIYRRMIAFENQDRRIEIIGDFPQIVAF
- a CDS encoding Retrotransposable element Tf2 protein, which produces MIVDLPKDGSNSSILVIVDSFTKYVILVECSKKLKAPELADLFLCHSNGQTECVNPTVEHFLWPYSGINQKDWVKWLPMVEFAYNNAVHSSMGKSPFKVLYGWELALTPSNIPTSVPGADNLATQMETQWWEIEAALQQSKTCMTAGEPGELVEFEVGEEAWLDARNMKLKTLSPKLTKQHLGPFKISKKISNQAYQLELSPSMRIHNVFYVGLLSRVKRDKKRAFKNCPPPVTVDGEEEYKVEGITDMEERDRKWFFRVKWKGYEPEENTWEPWENLKNAGKILQKYKEEMRKKALGAAKALRGGAVL